A DNA window from Schistocerca gregaria isolate iqSchGreg1 chromosome 2, iqSchGreg1.2, whole genome shotgun sequence contains the following coding sequences:
- the LOC126327790 gene encoding larval cuticle protein 16/17-like, which translates to MKVALVFLAVAVAAVTADVKPIEVLSREEVRDASGQYSLTYQTANGITVVEHGELKPTPDGKDHVLIKSGQYQYTSPEGKPVDIKYKADEFGYVATGDAIPVAPVA; encoded by the exons ATGAAGGTCGCATTGGTG TTCCTTGCCGTGGCCGTAGCGGCGGTGACGGCAGACGTCAAGCCCATCGAGGTCCTGTCACGAGAGGAGGTCCGCGACGCCAGCGGCCAGTACTCTCTCAC GTACCAGACGGCCAACGGCATCACGGTGGTGGAGCACGGCGAGCTGAAGCCCACCCCTGACGGCAAGGACCACGTGCTGATCAAGAGCGGCCAGTACCAGTACACCAGCCCCGAGGGCAAGCCCGTCGACATCAAGTACAAGGCCGACGAGTTCGGCTACGTCGCCACCGGAGACGCCATCCCCGTCGCACCCGTCGCCTAA